In the genome of Carassius gibelio isolate Cgi1373 ecotype wild population from Czech Republic chromosome A25, carGib1.2-hapl.c, whole genome shotgun sequence, the window TTTAATGTTAGATTTACATAAATCATGCAGCTGTTCTGTTCAGACACAGTATTCTGATCTGGTGATTTCTCAAACCATCTTTATAAGTATATCAGGAGATGATATTCAACACGTTAGCATTTCTTTCCAACAGCAGCCGTCTGAATGTAAGCTTCATTAAGCTCCTAAACATCCTGGTATATTATAAACCCATTTAACACAATACAAGATATTCACTTTTAATAAAGATTACTGAATAGGGGAAATGTATTCATGCCTTATGATTAcaatatgttttatgtttatatttgaatattaatattaatttaaataacaataataccaAATCAACCAGTGTTTTAAGAGTCAGATCAGgaagaaataaaataacagcTCATTTTCACTTTGTACAGTGTGCAAtccaatattaatatatatgtaaatatgaaatattaatgaaatgcatgatattttaaatctttaaaaatacaaCCTAATAGATTTAATGCCATTTAAGTTGTTATAAAACATTGCccataatgcataatgcattaatcaaatgtgcattgctttttaacattttgaatctGTTAAACGTTACACAACACAAATTTTATTTGTGGTATGattaaatattgtgtttaaaagatatgtaatttattataaagcgGTTTTACATATTTAATGCTTATACAAATATGACTTAAATGTACATTGCACTTTTTGAATGCATATTCATTTTTTAAGCATTACACAACATAATATTTTTCGTTAATGATACAATTCAATGTTTTCAATGATATGAACCTTATTAAAAAGTGCTGCATATTTAACACTTAACATATATGCATGCACACATCATTTATATTAATGCTAATATGAATGGTGCATAATTGTAATActttaaatagaaattaaatatatgaaagttgACATGCTTAATGTACATTCATCGGTTAtacaatactgtcattattttgtaGTGAAATTAAACGCTATATTTAAATATTGGGTTTTGAAAAAGTGTTACTTTAGAGATGTTTTCCCTCACCGTCCCAGCTGAAGTTCTTGTCCCACACAGACCACATCTGCACGGTGAAGAACGGCGCCCAGCAGATGATGTACGCGAGGACGATGACGAAGGTCATCTTGACGGTGCGTAGCTTCGCTCTGGAGATCGTGGTGACGCTGCTCACCGAGCTCTTCCCGATCAGCCCGTCCGCAGGAGTCTTCCTCGTCTTATATCTGATGTTCATCCTGATGCTGTGGCAGATGAATCCGTAGCTGGTCATTAATATGATCACCGGGATGAGGAAGATCCCCGCTGTGATCCAGGTGATGTACGCGCGCACTCCCCAGGGCTGGATGAAGTGACCCCAGCAGTCGTACACCTCAGAGCCGTTCTGGATCTCACTGAGGGAGAAGATGAAGTACTGAGGCGTGCTGAGGAGCAGGCTGCTGATCCACGTGCCCGCGATCATGATGTGGGACCTCCGGGTGGACTGCTGGAGGGTCTTCAGAGGGTGGCAGATGGCGATATAGCGGTCTAGGGTCATCATGACCATCATGTAAGTGGACGCGAACATGCCCATCACCTGCAGGTGCTTGACGATCCTGCACAGAAAGTCCGGGCCGTAGAAACGGAAGGTTATTTCCCAGCACAGCTGCGGGAGGACCTGGAAGAACGCGACCACCAGGTCTGCCAGACTCAGGTGTTTGATGAACAGATGCATGCGGGAGGGCTTCTTCTTGGTGTTGTGGATGGCCACCAGCACGCTGCAGTTCCCGATCACGGCGACCGCGAAGGTGACGCTCAGGACCGCGATCTCGATTTTCGCGACTTCTTCATCGCGTCCGAACGGGTCTGTGGAGTTGACCGGGTGCGACGTGTTGCTCGGGTGTCCCATTGTCAGATTAGTCGAGAATGACAGCGGTCCGACGCGTTAAAGAGCGCGTGAGCGACGTGCGTAAATGGAGACGCCGGTGTCCCGTTGCGCGCAGCTCCGCCACGAACCAGAGATGCTGAAACCTTAGTTTAAAATCTGTGTAAAGGTTGGAGGTTTTAATCCCTCAAGGATTGGAACATAAACTATCTCCATTTTGCCCTTATTCAGTAATACCTTTAGAGTTACTTTGGCAAAAAAGTGTTTCTAAACATTGGAGATGAACCCAGAGCTCCAACTGTTTCTCTTCGACTGTGTGTGGCTGTGCTCGAAGCCTTTTAAAGCCGCATCAGATTTCAATCACGGAGCCAAACCCACCGGTGTTCAGCAGCTCAGTGcagtcacatactgtacatacagacaGCCCACCGGACCCTAGAGAAAACACCCCTCCTGAAGTCTGCTCTCTGTGAAGATCAGCACTGACACATTCCCATACAGTTCAGAAGAACAAAATATTCTCACACTAACTCCAGTATGGATCACGATCGggtcatctttattttatttttattattattctatatatattttttattaaaatgaattcaaaagtatatagaaataaatagcTTTAATGTGAATTCTTATTGACAcaatttccatttatttaaatttctaaTTTTTGTGAAAGACaacaaaatctttttaaaaaaaatttaattcatacatacaatatattgcacaaatatttaaaataaatatgtacattttaaattgtgtgGAAAACATGTCTGGGTCACTTTTcactataaaatacaataaaattattacaattaaatggattcattaaatgaataaattattcatttttgtgacaaTTATGCTACATCATGCAATATAttacaaaagaatatattttttaaattgtgtcaagacaaaaaaaaaattcttaggtGGCCATTGTTATGTTAAAAACAATGAAGTATGAtttcaaattgtattattattttaatacaaacaaTATATTACATAATGATTTTGAACTATGTTGGTTAATTTACAgctgaaaataacatttttggaCTTTAAAAACCAGACAAAATTCAGTTTTCTTCAAATAAAGAAtgattcattaaagaatcatTCAGACCAATTTGTGAATCATTTGgacaatgcatttaaaataaccaGCTcaaagaaagtgaagtgacattcagccaagtatggtgacccatactcagaatttgtgctctgcatttaacccatccgaaatgcacacacacagagcagtgaacacacacacacacactgtgagcacacacccggagcagtgggcagccatttatgctgcggcgcccggggagcagttgggggttcgatgccttgctcaagggcacctaagtcgtggtattgaaggtggagagatgCATTGCATCGAACCACACATCATAACCAGATGTGAGGATGTTTTACTGAACAAAAGAGCAAGATTCAGCCAATTCAATATTTTAGAGCTGAAGATCACAATTTAGAA includes:
- the LOC127946658 gene encoding arg8-vasotocin receptor — its product is MGHPSNTSHPVNSTDPFGRDEEVAKIEIAVLSVTFAVAVIGNCSVLVAIHNTKKKPSRMHLFIKHLSLADLVVAFFQVLPQLCWEITFRFYGPDFLCRIVKHLQVMGMFASTYMMVMMTLDRYIAICHPLKTLQQSTRRSHIMIAGTWISSLLLSTPQYFIFSLSEIQNGSEVYDCWGHFIQPWGVRAYITWITAGIFLIPVIILMTSYGFICHSIRMNIRYKTRKTPADGLIGKSSVSSVTTISRAKLRTVKMTFVIVLAYIICWAPFFTVQMWSVWDKNFSWDDSENTAVTLSALLASLNSCCNPWIYMVFSGHLLQDFAHCFPCSHQIQQSFRKEDSDSSSLRRITLLSKAANRSPTGSSGTWREFDPSAPAET